The following proteins are encoded in a genomic region of Pikeienuella piscinae:
- a CDS encoding transporter substrate-binding domain-containing protein, producing the protein MLKFFSGLAAAALLMSSTSAIAAECSNDTWKKIMERGKIVVGVKADYKPWGFRDTSGDIIGMEPDMARDVAETMGVELELMPVVSSNRMQFLEQGQIDLMIATMTDRPDRRAIVGIPGPAYYTSGTNIMSPKALGFTEWEDLRGKPVCGIQGAFYNQIVEDRYGVQIVAFGGTAEAKQALRDKKCVAYIYDDSAIGSDIASGNWDDFEMPLASEDDSPWGLAVPLAERNCLFGRFMSGMQYAWHSEGTLIELEKKWGVKPSGFLQKMHERMADHLASE; encoded by the coding sequence ATGCTGAAATTCTTCTCCGGCCTAGCGGCGGCCGCACTGTTGATGTCCAGCACGTCAGCCATTGCGGCCGAGTGTTCGAACGACACCTGGAAGAAGATCATGGAGCGCGGGAAGATCGTCGTCGGCGTGAAAGCCGATTACAAGCCCTGGGGCTTTCGCGATACGAGCGGCGACATCATCGGCATGGAGCCGGACATGGCGCGCGACGTGGCGGAGACCATGGGGGTCGAGCTTGAGCTGATGCCGGTCGTCTCCTCGAACCGCATGCAGTTCCTGGAGCAGGGTCAGATCGACCTGATGATCGCCACCATGACTGACCGGCCCGACCGGCGCGCCATCGTCGGCATTCCGGGCCCGGCCTATTACACCTCCGGCACCAACATCATGTCGCCGAAGGCGCTCGGCTTCACCGAATGGGAGGACCTGCGCGGCAAGCCGGTCTGCGGCATCCAGGGCGCCTTCTACAACCAGATCGTCGAGGATCGCTACGGCGTCCAGATCGTCGCCTTCGGCGGCACCGCCGAGGCGAAGCAGGCGCTGCGCGACAAGAAATGCGTCGCCTATATTTATGACGATAGCGCCATCGGCTCCGACATCGCCTCGGGCAATTGGGACGATTTCGAGATGCCGCTCGCATCCGAGGATGACAGTCCCTGGGGTCTCGCGGTGCCTCTGGCCGAGAGAAACTGCCTTTTCGGGCGTTTCATGTCCGGCATGCAGTACGCATGGCACAGCGAAGGGACGCTGATCGAGCTTGAGAAGAAATGGGGCGTGAAGCCCTCCGGCTTCCTCCAGAAGATGCACGAACGCATGGCCGACCATCTCGCCTCAGAATAG
- a CDS encoding carbonic anhydrase produces MAMLAQPFPNYLHDRFRAWKLAKYDDSRAWYARLMSEGQHPRAMLISCCDSRLDTVSIFGAEPGDLFVVRNIANLVPPHAPDQNHHGTSAAVEYAVNVLKVAHIVIVGHSNCGGVEACHDMCSGAAPELEKSTSFIGRWMDILRPGYDRVHDEKEEREVALVSLGHEAVRTSLRNLATFPFVEESVKAGMLTLHGAWIDIANADMYGMDPATEQFSRL; encoded by the coding sequence ATGGCGATGCTCGCACAACCGTTCCCGAACTATCTGCATGATCGTTTTCGGGCCTGGAAATTGGCGAAATACGACGATTCGCGCGCCTGGTACGCGCGGCTGATGTCGGAGGGGCAACATCCGCGGGCGATGCTCATCTCCTGCTGCGACAGTCGGCTGGACACGGTCTCGATTTTCGGAGCGGAGCCGGGCGATCTCTTCGTTGTGCGCAACATCGCCAATCTGGTCCCGCCCCACGCCCCTGACCAGAACCATCACGGCACCTCCGCCGCAGTCGAGTACGCCGTCAATGTGCTCAAAGTGGCGCATATCGTCATCGTCGGCCATTCGAACTGCGGCGGCGTCGAGGCCTGCCATGACATGTGCTCCGGCGCCGCGCCGGAGCTCGAGAAGTCAACGAGCTTCATCGGCCGCTGGATGGACATCCTCCGCCCCGGCTACGACCGGGTGCACGACGAGAAGGAGGAACGCGAAGTGGCGCTGGTCTCGCTCGGGCACGAGGCGGTCCGCACGTCGCTACGCAATCTGGCAACCTTCCCGTTCGTGGAGGAGTCGGTGAAGGCCGGCATGCTGACGCTGCACGGCGCATGGATCGATATCGCGAATGCGGACATGTACGGCATGGACCCGGCGACGGAACAGTTCTCTCGCCTCTGA
- a CDS encoding DUF6552 family protein, which produces MTIENQTLATANGAAASGRTRIDAARAAFVIKWVASLFQIAGYGATGLGLEPWNILLFLVGVLGWFTVGLLWGDRALILVHLVAFAAMIAGAMSR; this is translated from the coding sequence ATGACAATAGAAAACCAGACCCTGGCGACAGCGAACGGCGCCGCCGCTTCCGGCCGCACGCGGATTGACGCGGCGCGCGCCGCCTTCGTCATCAAATGGGTCGCTTCGCTCTTCCAGATCGCTGGCTATGGCGCGACCGGACTCGGCCTCGAACCCTGGAATATCCTGCTTTTTCTGGTCGGCGTGCTCGGGTGGTTCACCGTCGGGTTGCTTTGGGGCGACCGCGCGCTCATCCTGGTCCATCTCGTCGCCTTCGCCGCCATGATCGCCGGGGCGATGAGCCGCTGA